From a single Fulvivirga ulvae genomic region:
- a CDS encoding SDR family NAD(P)-dependent oxidoreductase, whose amino-acid sequence MVQLSRLNKFVIGGAAVGGILLTRMLIKAATKYNLKDKVVLITGGSRGLGIVMARQLAEKGAKVVVCARDEEELSAAAHELSTITQNYLAIPCDITDKEQIRTMIDETESIMGPVDVLINNAGIIQVGPMETMTEQDFENAMKVHFWGPFYVMKEVLPGMKKRKGGRVVNIVSIGGKVSFPHLLPYNASKYALAGLSEGMTAELKKDKIRITTVYPGLMRTGSPRNIDVKGRHEEEYAWFKISDSLPVVSMSAEKAASQIIKALENGDSSLTLGFPAKLAEAIHGIAPNLTISAFEAVNRLLPGTRGASKKSKKGYESDTRLSQSVLTRKTEKAEIENNELP is encoded by the coding sequence ATGGTACAGTTATCACGATTAAACAAGTTCGTAATTGGTGGTGCAGCAGTAGGAGGTATACTGTTGACACGAATGCTCATAAAGGCTGCTACAAAGTATAATTTAAAGGATAAAGTGGTGTTGATCACCGGAGGTTCCCGCGGGTTAGGGATAGTAATGGCCAGACAATTGGCGGAAAAAGGAGCAAAGGTAGTGGTATGCGCAAGGGATGAGGAAGAACTGAGTGCCGCAGCACACGAGCTGTCTACCATTACCCAAAATTATTTGGCCATACCCTGTGACATTACTGATAAGGAGCAGATAAGAACAATGATAGATGAAACAGAAAGCATCATGGGACCTGTAGACGTACTCATCAACAATGCAGGTATTATCCAGGTTGGGCCAATGGAAACCATGACAGAGCAGGATTTTGAAAATGCTATGAAAGTTCACTTCTGGGGGCCTTTTTATGTGATGAAAGAAGTGTTGCCCGGCATGAAAAAGAGGAAGGGAGGCCGCGTTGTCAATATTGTTTCTATTGGAGGTAAAGTCAGCTTTCCACATTTGTTGCCCTATAATGCCAGTAAATACGCACTTGCAGGTCTGTCCGAAGGAATGACGGCAGAATTGAAAAAGGATAAAATAAGGATCACCACCGTGTACCCCGGATTAATGAGAACGGGAAGTCCAAGAAATATCGATGTGAAAGGACGCCATGAAGAGGAATATGCATGGTTCAAAATCTCTGATTCTTTACCTGTTGTGTCTATGAGTGCAGAAAAGGCGGCTAGCCAAATTATTAAAGCACTTGAGAATGGTGACAGCTCCTTAACGCTCGGCTTCCCTGCAAAATTAGCAGAAGCTATTCATGGCATTGCGCCCAATCTGACCATTTCAGCCTTTGAGGCGGTGAACAGGCTACTTCCCGGGACGAGGGGAGCCAGTAAAAAGTCTAAAAAGGGCTATGAAAGTGACACCAGGCTATCTCAGTCTGTACTAACAAGGAAAACAGAAAAAGCCGAAATAGAAAACAATGAGTTGCCATAA
- a CDS encoding TonB-dependent receptor has product MRQFIVTSVFFIIPALYQWLYGQTITGQVVDAAHSEPLYNVSVIILEDSTGTVTNDQGYFSLKAPHSNPVYLNVSHLGYTSENVYAKAGDFVKLRLEPSETNLQEVIVKASQINEAHREVPGAVNLITRKQLHRNDETTVTPALNRLPGVYMHSGSLNTNRITIRGIGARTPYGTNKVRAYFDDIPLTSGEGETTIEDIDLAAIQRIEVIKGPNSSVYGAGLGGTINLTSQVTDESGLSAKSTVGSYGLRRTTASAAINGERNQLNLTYADIHTDGYRQNSEYDRQSFIFTSKIAPNEKTAISVLGLYTHLKAYIPSSVNEETFNTSPSSAAYTWHQSRGYEAYNKANLGISYQYQITNNLESITSTFLTFRDADEPRPFDILRENSIATGLRSRLIWSTDVLQRKMTWSGGFEYFTDWYQWSTYENLYEQNPGSGSIPGNILSDNEEHRYYYNLFAQINWKLTQKLSFQAGLNSNKTTFKLDDYYADSINQSGSYDFATIWSPRAGVVYQIKDEHSAYASVSHGFSPPSVAETLTPEGSTNTNIQPETGWNYEIGSKNSWLNNRLYTEISIYRMDIDNLLVAQRTGPDTYVGINAGRTLHEGLEVIMQMDILKNSSWSSRPFLSATFMNYRFDKFTSEEKNYSGNDLTGVPSRTVNFGVDLNSESGIYLYSNYQYTGNIPLNDANSLYSDSYSLVNLKIGYQRHIFKNFEFDASAGINNLLDEHYASMVLVNAVGFGGSAPRYYYPGLPRNFYGSLEIRYSVDNRQ; this is encoded by the coding sequence ATGAGGCAATTTATAGTAACAAGTGTATTTTTTATAATACCGGCACTTTACCAGTGGTTATATGGACAGACGATTACAGGTCAGGTAGTAGATGCTGCCCACAGTGAGCCTTTATACAATGTGTCAGTTATCATTTTAGAAGATAGCACCGGTACAGTCACCAATGATCAGGGATATTTCAGTCTAAAAGCACCTCACAGTAACCCTGTTTACCTTAACGTATCCCATCTGGGGTACACTTCTGAAAACGTCTATGCAAAAGCCGGTGATTTCGTCAAACTGAGGTTAGAACCATCAGAGACTAACCTACAGGAAGTAATTGTCAAAGCTTCTCAGATCAATGAGGCCCATAGAGAAGTTCCCGGCGCGGTCAATCTCATTACCCGTAAACAGCTTCATCGCAATGATGAAACAACTGTGACTCCTGCCCTTAATCGCCTGCCCGGTGTTTATATGCACTCAGGAAGCCTGAATACTAACAGGATCACCATTCGTGGTATCGGCGCCCGCACACCCTATGGCACCAATAAAGTCCGTGCCTATTTTGATGACATCCCTCTGACATCAGGCGAAGGAGAAACTACAATTGAAGACATCGATCTGGCTGCTATCCAACGTATAGAAGTTATCAAAGGGCCTAACTCCAGTGTATATGGTGCAGGGTTGGGTGGTACAATTAACCTGACTTCGCAGGTAACGGATGAAAGTGGTTTATCTGCAAAAAGTACTGTGGGCTCATACGGGCTTAGGAGGACAACAGCCTCGGCAGCCATAAATGGTGAACGGAACCAACTTAACCTTACCTATGCCGATATACATACTGATGGCTACCGGCAAAACAGTGAGTATGACAGACAATCATTTATTTTCACTTCCAAAATCGCCCCAAATGAGAAAACCGCTATTTCTGTTTTAGGCCTTTACACTCACCTGAAAGCATACATTCCAAGCTCTGTCAATGAAGAAACTTTCAACACCTCTCCTTCTTCCGCTGCCTATACCTGGCACCAGTCGCGTGGGTATGAAGCTTACAACAAAGCTAATCTGGGTATCTCCTATCAATATCAAATCACCAACAATCTTGAAAGTATTACAAGTACATTTTTAACCTTTCGGGATGCTGATGAACCAAGGCCTTTTGACATTCTTCGGGAGAACTCCATAGCCACTGGTTTAAGATCGCGGTTGATATGGAGTACAGATGTGCTTCAAAGGAAAATGACCTGGAGCGGTGGCTTTGAATACTTCACCGACTGGTACCAGTGGTCAACGTATGAAAACCTTTATGAACAGAATCCCGGTTCAGGCAGCATACCGGGAAACATCCTCAGTGACAATGAGGAGCACCGGTATTATTACAATCTCTTTGCCCAGATCAACTGGAAACTCACTCAAAAGCTTTCTTTTCAGGCAGGGCTTAACAGTAACAAAACGACCTTTAAACTGGATGACTATTACGCAGATAGTATCAATCAATCGGGATCTTATGATTTCGCCACCATCTGGTCACCAAGGGCAGGTGTAGTTTACCAAATTAAAGACGAGCACAGTGCATATGCTTCCGTTAGTCACGGCTTCTCTCCTCCCAGTGTTGCCGAAACTCTTACACCGGAAGGGAGTACAAATACCAACATTCAACCAGAAACTGGCTGGAACTATGAGATCGGCAGTAAAAACTCCTGGCTAAACAACAGGCTGTATACTGAAATTTCCATATACCGCATGGATATTGACAACCTCCTGGTGGCACAGAGAACAGGCCCTGACACCTATGTAGGCATAAATGCTGGGAGAACCTTGCATGAAGGCTTGGAGGTCATTATGCAAATGGACATTCTCAAAAACTCCTCATGGTCAAGCAGGCCATTTTTATCAGCAACTTTCATGAACTATAGATTTGATAAGTTTACCAGTGAAGAAAAGAATTATTCCGGCAATGATCTCACTGGTGTGCCTTCTCGTACAGTTAATTTTGGTGTTGACTTAAATTCCGAGTCAGGCATCTATCTTTACAGTAACTATCAATACACCGGCAACATTCCTCTAAATGACGCTAATAGTCTGTATAGCGACAGCTACTCTCTGGTAAACCTTAAAATTGGCTATCAGCGTCATATTTTTAAAAACTTCGAATTCGATGCTAGCGCAGGCATCAATAACCTGCTTGACGAACACTATGCATCCATGGTATTAGTGAATGCAGTCGGGTTCGGAGGTTCGGCTCCCAGGTACTACTATCCTGGTTTACCAAGGAATTTTTATGGGAGTTTGGAAATCCGGTATTCAGTAGACAACCGACAATAG
- a CDS encoding DUF349 domain-containing protein: protein MDKEKDIKELENINTDNQEVEENTDEVKNQESSQENEKVTDTTGQQEENTTEDNQEPIKNQEEIVNESSEKVNAKDDEHDHDEEHDDDDDDDEHVDYSNYSKEELVELIKSLAKDDNVQKADRVVREIKPLFDDIREGERKEALDKFIADGGEEVDFEFKYDELANRFDANYKLIRDRKSAFVKEKEQQKEVNLKRKQEILEKLREFVDSEETNISFNSFKDLQNEWKNIGPIPGAQAKTLWANYNALVDRFYDNRSIYFELKELDRRKNLESKLELCERAEKLAGHENLKEAIKELNELHDDFKHVGPVPKEEQEALWQRFKSASDEVYARRKEFVELLKSELEENLKVKEQLAEEVQPFTEFDSDRIKEWNQKTKEILEVQKRWEAVGGLPRAKAKAVNKKFWGTFKTFFNNKSAFFKKLDAQREGNLEKKKELVQHALEIKDSTDWQKTAEEFKKLQRQWKEIGPVPEKQRESVYKEFKEAADHFFNNKRSKNSEVEKEFEENLKKKEDICNQIEQLAKDSPEDLERLRDLQDEYLDIGFVPRNSISKIKSRYSEVVDKFINNMEGISNEDRQAIRIENQVNRILSGPNADQKIYRKEQAIKKQISKVEHDISLWKNNLEFFADSKTADKLKDEFSQKIKAATNELKNLKQQLRIIRTAS, encoded by the coding sequence ATGGATAAAGAGAAGGATATAAAGGAATTGGAAAACATCAATACTGATAATCAGGAAGTAGAAGAAAATACTGATGAGGTGAAGAATCAGGAAAGTTCTCAGGAAAACGAGAAAGTGACGGATACCACTGGTCAGCAAGAAGAGAACACTACTGAAGATAATCAGGAGCCCATAAAAAATCAGGAGGAAATCGTTAATGAATCTTCGGAAAAGGTCAATGCGAAAGATGATGAGCATGATCATGATGAAGAACATGACGACGATGATGATGACGATGAGCATGTAGACTATTCCAACTATTCCAAGGAAGAACTTGTGGAGTTGATTAAGAGTCTGGCCAAAGATGATAATGTCCAGAAAGCAGATCGTGTTGTGCGGGAAATAAAGCCTTTATTTGATGATATAAGGGAAGGTGAAAGAAAAGAGGCCCTGGATAAATTCATTGCTGATGGTGGCGAAGAGGTCGATTTTGAGTTTAAGTATGATGAATTAGCCAATCGTTTTGATGCTAACTATAAGCTGATAAGAGACAGGAAATCAGCTTTTGTAAAAGAAAAGGAGCAGCAGAAAGAGGTTAATCTTAAAAGGAAGCAGGAAATACTTGAAAAACTGCGTGAGTTTGTAGACTCTGAGGAAACTAATATTAGTTTTAACTCCTTTAAGGACCTGCAAAACGAGTGGAAAAATATAGGGCCAATCCCCGGTGCCCAGGCCAAAACACTATGGGCAAATTACAATGCCCTTGTTGACCGGTTTTATGATAACCGAAGTATATATTTTGAGCTTAAAGAGCTTGACAGAAGAAAGAACCTCGAATCAAAACTGGAGCTTTGTGAGCGTGCCGAAAAACTTGCAGGCCATGAAAATCTCAAAGAGGCCATCAAAGAACTTAATGAGCTTCATGATGATTTTAAGCATGTTGGCCCTGTCCCCAAAGAAGAACAGGAAGCATTATGGCAGCGATTTAAATCGGCATCTGATGAAGTTTATGCCAGGAGAAAGGAGTTTGTAGAACTACTGAAATCTGAGCTGGAAGAAAACCTGAAAGTAAAAGAACAACTGGCAGAAGAGGTTCAGCCTTTTACGGAGTTTGATTCTGACAGGATCAAAGAGTGGAACCAGAAAACCAAGGAGATACTTGAGGTACAGAAAAGATGGGAAGCAGTAGGCGGTTTACCCCGAGCTAAAGCCAAGGCAGTAAACAAGAAATTCTGGGGTACATTTAAAACTTTCTTCAATAACAAAAGTGCCTTCTTTAAAAAGCTGGACGCACAAAGAGAGGGTAACCTGGAAAAGAAAAAGGAACTTGTACAACATGCCCTTGAAATAAAGGACAGCACTGACTGGCAAAAAACAGCTGAGGAGTTTAAAAAACTTCAAAGACAGTGGAAGGAAATAGGACCAGTGCCGGAAAAGCAAAGAGAGTCTGTCTATAAAGAATTTAAAGAAGCGGCTGACCATTTCTTTAACAATAAAAGATCCAAAAACAGCGAGGTAGAGAAGGAGTTTGAGGAGAACCTTAAAAAGAAGGAAGATATCTGTAATCAAATAGAGCAATTGGCTAAAGATAGCCCGGAGGACCTGGAAAGACTTCGCGATTTACAAGATGAGTATCTTGACATCGGATTTGTACCCAGAAACAGCATTTCAAAGATCAAGAGCCGTTACTCCGAGGTTGTTGATAAGTTTATCAACAATATGGAAGGCATCTCTAATGAAGACCGCCAGGCAATACGGATTGAAAACCAGGTTAACAGAATATTGAGCGGGCCTAATGCTGATCAAAAAATCTACAGAAAAGAACAAGCGATCAAAAAGCAGATCAGTAAGGTTGAACATGACATCTCCCTATGGAAAAATAACCTTGAATTTTTTGCAGATTCAAAAACAGCAGACAAATTAAAAGATGAATTTAGCCAAAAAATTAAAGCTGCAACTAATGAATTAAAGAACCTTAAACAGCAATTAAGGATCATTAGAACAGCATCTTAA